The Apostichopus japonicus isolate 1M-3 chromosome 10, ASM3797524v1, whole genome shotgun sequence genomic sequence GGTAAAATTCGCAAACATCCCAATGTCATTCGGGTTTACGAGTATCGTAGCTCGATAGAGGATACTTTAGAGACTCAAATACGatcatttccggaaagaaacgaagattttaccaatagaacagtgcattttcttatcgacgaccaacgcaaaaacataaaggtaagtcaaatcgagtcgacgtctatcgttatgtgactttcgcgtcttagacaacttttaaccgtaaaaatagcatttttgtaatatataagcttgaatcttactcatatttttcagaaaagttgtaactcccccgaaaagtgtgattttttggtcaacgaaaatggtgctcctatgtggttttggttgcccctaatacatgtatcctaacgtacataatacacatatacacgaaagcaccgtatcctataacgtgcagcctagcgctatatgtcgactatgatgtagctagtgctagatttgcaacgtctcgtatttttcgtaatctttctattcggcatagattcccttcattttttggcgttaatatggaaaaatcagggagttgataagtcacggtactacttatggctactaaatagttaaaatttaaaaattcgagggcatagcggacagtaatattactgtactagGCCCCTAGTAcaagcctaggctagcctataggcctagtacttttgtatttactaaagtaatatactacgacaagtttttactacaggtaggccctagcctagttttagtaatactagaatacctgcatagtttagtccaattttaataatggactaaggcttataacctttagttcttagcctacgccttcttgcccttgtgtaataattctaaggggcctgttcttgaaaagatttggactgcattaagatacaatttagtattattattattttacaaaaattattagtagtactagtagactgcctttgtactatgtataagttaagatcatggcttattatgagttttattaaagctggactgggtgaaaatttcctccatcctgggatcgggatccatttcaatgtcactttgttACAAGTGTTCAAGAACGGTATTAGATCCATGACTTAAGTCTAGGCCCAATTCCCTATGCTTAATATGTAGAGCAAGAtacgtaacacagaaataaaactagcttgctttatactgcttacactttatacttattgctattacagttagacctactgctggtacttgagaacaattgcacctcatagagccatgtagttgtacatagctacttataattccaggtgacttaaaacaatatcagggatcattttgtgacaacatgttttgctgttaaagagagtttacgatctttttattgttatgttgttttctatgataggtacagtagtagaagtacTTAGTTAGTCATTCACGTACAGTCttccctatgtgtgtgtgtgtcacacacagatttctctaaggtgctttcccatgtatatatgaccaaaaaaaagttattcccaaaaagaagaaaagtttcattcactattagatttgttttgttatgtataatgactaacattgcgaaatgcagttccactggtattaagtattagcccagagagcttccagagtttattacatcctcatgtttattatcctcatatctgaagtcttcatataagagtttatttatagaaatatgtttataaatgtagtctcacattctatttaatactatatatctttaagttcctagctctcttatatgtacccgtagtaagaaggaatgcagcctgtggatcagttaagtgcctgttgttacaactctgctccaaactattgtttgtttaatcaggttgtattattagtgtgctacctttaagcaattttgttttctatatatgtgtaatttacatttttcctcagtttctgttatactcttatagaaagaacaagttgtgtgcagcaacaggctgtaatatactcagcagtctcatgcctattctctagctaactcgaacaggttattggcccagacacatacactggaaattaactgtgtagaatagattgttgtttagaatttatgtgctgattttggaaccatttcttgggaattgtcggtacttaaattggttaatttagtcgtgacaactgaccaatatggctggaacaacagaagatatgacgtggaaaattaacaaaatggatggctcgaactggctgacatggaatttccagatgagacatttgtttcttgcaaaaggcctgtgggctatgaggatggctcaggaaagttgggggttactgtatgtgagaagtagaagagtgcaaacttgaaaaagacacaactggcatttttcaccattgtgcttgcaatagcatctagtcagctggaattaattacaacaagtgaGAAACCTAGTGATGCTTAGGATGCCTTGCGTACTCTGTTCGAAAAGGATTCTCTAACCAACAAAATTCAGCTCAAGAAAAAGTACCTCAGAACTGAAATGGCAGAGGGCAAgtcagttggaaataatttgaattatatgaaaggAAGTATGGATCGTTGGGCTGCTATTGGTGCTCCTATTTCTGAAGAAGACCaggttgttaaagttatatgtcaagtttggacttatttatttactttctactcttaccttttacttttatatatttgtcttttaattttaattttaatcttatgctatatgtcacaggtatatctcaccatttcaaagttacaaaactatccatcctgccacctgaactgtttttgctatgtcatgccttcactatgccaccttgaaataccccttccagtcataatgcacttgacattgtgtgtgattttttttcagacaatattattgtatgaagtcttcacagtatgaagtgtgtttcatttcaagaagtattcaaattttgttaagctattccttccatttgaacaaagtatttcactttgaagtgatcgaagtaatttatatttcatgcccatattttcacaggacattaaaacatgttcttgcatggagagtgtcacacaaatgttttttgttttcttttttctgttgcttaaagtgccttattgttacagttataaaatcaataaaagaccaggcaactctatttccactgttgacttatgttctactatgcatgtgcaaaagaaaaagaaaacagccctactcaaaatatttggtcagaGTATCAATAGAACGTAATGTATCCAAACACGTCCTGTGTACTGAAAGTCCGCTTTTAATTAAAGTCCCCATATGTGGCAAAACCACCTCATCCCTCCAAAATACCCTAACTCttcccaagggcggcggaagcacttttaatctgggggggcaccgacatcaaagggcactttgcagaaattcgattggactgatgcagccttatatttagtaccctttataactcttattgtattatcttatttgcgtatacacatcactccatcaacgccccccacccccccccccccctcaaggaaaatatgcatactagcactgcaatatccactgtgaaaattgggaaacaaggaacaagttttcttttgagacaaaatgaggtgaaatcatgctagttgctaatgtaggaatcttccgaattagagtttatttcttgtcaatatcttaacaaatttttcccattcgaaatagctttgagtttgacccacagaaattcattaaaagtcaggggcgtagccaggatttgcaaagttgtatgcacgactatctgagcggagcgccaccatcggttggcgcggagcgtataagaaaatttttggttttacaaacccctcagatggctggaaacggcccttcccgagtgttcattctggttccctggcctcttgctaacttgagacacctcaatttttatgtagaaaaagggcacatttttaacctgaggaaaagtgggggggcacgtgccccctgtgcccccccggttccgccgcccttgactcttcccaaagctggtgaacaccacacccatcccaaagctgggaaactccaaacccttccccaaatccgctaagcaccacattccctccccaaaacccctaaaaacaccacacccctcccctaaacaacacacccctacccaagccacAGTACTTAACTTCAATATTGGCAAGCGGTTACGTAGTGTGATACATGAACCAAACAAGGATTGgtattgactggaaaactgttaactgatatttattgatgaatataagcaacagatgagtacccagctttgcagaatctcactgagtaagggctactgtggaattatggtaagtataaatcatttggtattgtaggtataaatcattcggaattgttggaagttccttagaaagcaactagaaataaggtttggcctaggccatgttacctttgtatattcgacatgtggtatgaccccttcagttttgacaacagactcaggaaaatttgtgttaccttaatagttaccaccattaatttagctagaaaggaaacaccatctcccttgccccctcccccattttgtctctcttacccctcccatacgcagctctcagtaatttcacattttacctaatcatatattagaatttaggacaaaatttcttccaaaccttaGCACAACTTAAATTACTTAATTTCACGCCACAAAACCTAACATTCCTAAGAGACCGTACACTAAAGGAATGGGTTCCActacattgaaaacgatttgaatgaagtcttgtcggtagtagcccatagcatgaaaacggcttggcgaaagtctacctaatttcaaaatggcggcgacagcaacaaaatcgccgagtcgaggtaatcgttttgtgactggccgtcttagacaaccatttcaccgaaactttacagcatcatgtaggagagtacaagatccacaaatgggagaacttttttgctgtaactctctttcgttggttcgttttgacctattttgtgtcagttaggaatacatgtgtgaggacgaagttggattgcaatcgttgtttcataggttttcgttgattttttctcgggtatctttgccctaccatacattggaattacttttaatccattctgtgaggttccggtaagttgtaaactatcaatgtctgtaaattctgtgagtgaaacgtaggaccgactttacgttaaatgcgggcaaattcaaatttaatgatatgcgtgatcgttgatcattcttcgaggtcacggggtcagacttccaactggGGATAAAACGTTTAGATTCCCCTTAAATATCAACACGCACAATTTCCATTCCTTTTTGTCATCGACTATCATTCAATACCCACAAAAGGGATGTGGAAAATGTCGGAGAAGAGACATTGAGAATTTTTTTGACTTTTATCAAACTAGGTTGGATTATTTCTCCCCATAAAGGCTAGATGTGTTAATTAAGGTGTGATGTGGTGAGAAAAGTTGACGATTGAGACAAGTTTAGGCTAAATTATGTCTTTGAGGAAATAGACGGTAGGAAAAAGAACAAGGTACCACCTGAACGGTGGCGAGGTTTGGATTTATTATCAAACGCCCTTATGACATGGGCTCTCTTATATATACATCTTCAAGATGTAAGTAGCATACGCCCAATAAATGCCCCATTGACTTatacactaaatcacaaaagtaatgttgtctctaagtctagataaaagttCTCACTAACTAAATGCtatacccatcaccggatagctgacaagttggcctttcatggcaccatcaattctccgtatcatgaccatgtagattttttgctatccgagccagaagttttcgtcacttgtagacaaacctcttcactcagtagtaaacaatcttcgtacgctgctcctgggaggcctaaaggggtctaaaattgcctcgattgacccaattttctcaccacatgtacttgaattcatgctctttaacacgcaagccacaaaaaactagatcatgattgataacaggtcaaaaaggatgttctcctgctgctttttggcacatttcctggcatatatatatatatatatatatatatatatatatatatatatatataaaatggcGAATCTGAGAGGTGTTATTTTAAAGGGAGGGCTCTGCACCAACCATATAACTGGAGAGACAGAATGTTTGGTAAAACAACGTTTCAATCTCCTACTATTGACAATAACATATACCATATGCCATGTACCGTACTGTTCGGAATCAAACGGTTTGTACTTTCGTCACTATATGATTATTCCCAAAAATAGAAATTGCAACAGAATTCTCGTCACGGATACACCTACCGATGTGACTGAAATCGTTACTCGATCTGTTCACTGATTGATATGATTTCTTCCGGAACATCTTAAACTTAGATTGCTTatttcccaaaaaaaaataaaagtaagagaaaaaaaaggactaACAAATAAAGATGCATCATAATATGTATAATACTTCCACcaaatttctttcattgttgtgaGTTTAAGTAAAACCTGTTCAATTGTATTACTAAAGAATATGTTAACAATGGCATTGCATCTGATATTAAAGTAGTCCGGTCATTTATAGCTTTCTATTGATATTGCTAGCCGTACGCCAGGCATCAAAAGAGAGGAACATCATTTACATCGTCAGAGAATGCAACATTTTCAATCCAAGTCCAAGATAAGAATGTTTTGAGCTAAACCAATTGATCGAATATAGGTATTTATCATGCTTAAAGTGGCAACAGTTACCCTGCAGTGATAAAAGAATCGTACAACAAACGGGTTTAAATACGTGCGTTTTGCGACATTGGCCTTTGGTCACAGAATATTCGTCCATAGCCTGTACAATTTACTACGCTTCTTCTACAAGCGATCTTCTTATTTATAAGCTTATCTCTGTCGGAAGGTTAACCACTCGGTTGATTTAGAAAATGGTCACCATAAATGGTGGACTATCTGTACTACTACATTTGCCatacaaaaattgtttctcaTGCAACCCCGTCCAACAACTATATTACTATCTAATCTAAAGCCTAATGTGCTTGACATTGACCATCACCGCAGTACATTGTATCCATGCAGGATTATACAATGGGAACGTCAGAGTGGTAGATAACGCGTATGTCGTTAACTTCCACTCCTCGGAAAACTCCGCTAAAGTCGTCTCGAGTACCAGTGGTTCCGTCAGTGTAGTGTGTAATTAGGGTAGCCGTGTACGGAAGGTCCATGGTGTATCGGTTACCAACGATCTCGGCGATTTTGGAGGATTTAGGTTTCACAGCGATTTCAACCTCTATGGTGTCAGTTGTAGTCTCAGCTGTTGCACTGCCCCATTCTTGAGACATAGAAGTACTGGCAGAAACAGTAACCTgcattgaaaaattaaaaaattccatTCGGTGGTAAACATAAATCCGAGAGAGAGAGTCGCGCATTAAGTATTTGGTCGCCGTGTGgaggaagaaagaaagggtgTTGTTGAATTATTCGATATACAACAAGAGTAATGGGATAGAGAGCCCGGTAATTCCTGAAGCCAGTAACACGGCAGCGTTATACGCTTCCATTCATACTTCGTCTTCAGAAGATCATGCATTATCACACTAAGTTCTTACGCAATAACTCCCGTCACAATTTTCTAGGGACAGTTTACATGCTTATGAAATTCCGGTTCCTTTTTGCGAGAATCTACGTTTCCAATACTTATAACCTCTGAGTGGCTGTAAACATGTCAAAGTACCACACCAGAAGTCAATTCAACagtaaaacataaaaacattcATAATCTCTATATAAATATGCGCAAATTTTCCATTCTTCCAGAGCGTCCGATTGTTGACAGCGGTATCGAAGTAAATCACACTTATCCCTAACTCCATCCGATGACAACATCGCCATTTAATCTCACAGCATTTTAACACGTTTCAATCAATTGCAtcataaagatatatattagCGTAATTAACAGAAACAGACGTTCTTGCATAGTGACGATCCCAACTCGTAATCGACATTTTAGTATTGATGTGGTGGCTGCTACTGTTGtcattgtttttgttacttTGCAATCCTCCATTTTACATTGTTAACATGGCAGTGTGAAAGGGGTTATGTAAAACATCGTTACCATGGAAACCAAAAGTACTCACCTCTCCACCGGCAACAAATGGAATTCCTGCGCTAACAGTGGTCTCTACGCCAATTTCAAGACCCACCGAGTTCCCCCAAGAGTATTCCTGTGAAAATTCGTATGACACCGAACGTCCCGCTTTCTGCGTGCTGTCTCCGTTATTCACCAATGTGGTTCGTGAAATGCTCTCTGGTTCGTTGGCAACGATTTTCCTGTCGTCAAAATGGTAAACAACATTCTGGATGGTATAGCTGGATGCTGGTTTACCCGTCATGTAATTCACAATGTCAGACTTCAACACGTATGCAGTAGCCCCCATTCCTGAATAACTTTGAACGGTCCACATCGCCTGTACACTTTGTCCGTCGCTGTTTAGAGCGGCAGCCTCTGACACTGTGCAAGCTTGATATCCTCCACTACCTCTATCGTCCCAGATAAACACCCATTTACCTGGTGTCGTGTATTCCGCCTTCACACATCGCATAGAGTCGGTAGGTGGCTTTTGCCAGTGGTTTCTCATCGCAACATGTCCCAGCGCTCGATAACCCGCCGGGCAAATCGGTTGATAGAATGCACCGTCCCACTGCCCTCCTGTTCCTACGTCTTTGTATATTTGCCGAAAATCTACGGGTGCTTTTAAGGCATCTTCCTTGAGAGCTTTGACGACAAATCCCCTCACAGGTTCCTGAGTGGTCGCTGGATAGGCTATGTCTCCCAATGAATACGTGCCAGTCTTACCTCTGCTTCTCCAGACCGAGATACCTTTGTAAGCACCGGTCATTCGATCAGTCCAAATAACGTCTTTGTCTGGTGTCTCGTAAACATTGAACACGAAATTGTCGGCACCGAAACTGACTTCCTGGTGGTTTTTGACAAATTGGCCGTTCAGCAATACTGGCGATCCACTCGGGAAATTGTAGTTTCCAACAGCGGTGAAGGTGAAGGCGTCAAGAGCATACGTATCGCTACCAGATGGGTAGTTTGAATACAAGGTCAAAGCTTCATAACAACCAGATCCTCTGTCATTCCATAGAAACGTGTACGTTCCAGCGCCTGTTGTTACGTATTGGTTTGTAACACACCTTTGTAAGACAGAAGAAATGTCACACAAAATAATGTGAACAGACGGCTGTATTCCGGTATAGTTCACCTAATTGCTTCGTTCTTTGTGATAATTCCTTGCTTAATTTCAAGTTTATCTAAATGTCGTATAAGGGAGGAGGTATAGTTTCAATGAAACGAGGGTAATGATTACAAACACTATAGTGACGATGAATTTTTAGGAATggtaaaaagaattaaaaaaatatatattaaaaaaaaagaccaaTAATCCCATTACCAATTCGGAAAAAACAAGCCaaacaacatgaaaataaaaaacatgaaagaaactGACATTCAATATAATAAACAATTTTGAAGTCTCGATTCTATAGACGATTGGCACCTACCGATACAAGTCTAAACTTGGCAGCGTATACCAACTTTTGATCGCCGCAAATCCCAAGCAGGTGTATCCACTAGGTGGGTTCAACTTCAGGAATCGTCCATCGTATGCTCCACCACTTCCACGATCTCTCCAAACCTCTGTAAAGCTGACAGGAGCAGCCAGAGCACCGGCTTCCATCTCCTTGACGAGGATAGCGGAGGTAGAAGGCTTCGCTGAATTTGTACTGGGAACACCTGCGTCTCCGAGAATGTAGTAGCCGCTCTCTATTGCTTTTGGGCGCCATATTGTTATACCTTTGTATGACCCTGTGCCTCTATCATCCCATATCCAGTCATAGTCAGATACACGTTTAAAAACGATGGGTGGAGTTTCACcttcgacaaaaaaaaaaaaaaaacgaaaacatGCGTACGAATATTCACTTGAGCGCCATGTATCGCGATATCGATTCATAATTCGATAATACCATGGTAAGGGATAATGATACTCCATGCgataaaaaatgtaatttgcatATTGTTAACTGTTTAAATTAAGGTCGTATATTCCCATGCAGTTTTACAAGACATTACAAGCGGAATCCACTGGTGAATAGGGGTGGATGTGAACATACCCCTCCCGTTTAACAACTCCCAATCCACCCTCCCTCCTTTCTTCTATTCACCCTAAGTAATTTAATTGTTTCTCATCGAAACGTGCCAAGCAACGTTTTTCTTGTCCTGATATTTTATGGTCTTGTATAAGTTGTTTACACACATTATCATTAAttcaatgaaaaaatatataggctACGATAACGCAGAATTGGATCCTTATCTCATGATTATTAAACTAtttatttctgttaaatcaAAAATCAAAGATAATTATAATGATCATGACTACCTTTTTTCCTACGAATTTATGTCTTTTCATTGTTGTATCAATGAATACCATTGAAGTTTTTaagatatttaattatttcttatCGATTCGTGCCAAGCAACGTTTTTCTTGTCCCGGCTGATATTTTACGGTCTTGTATAAGTTGTTACACACATTATCATAAATTCAATGAAAACATATAGTTTAAATagttgtgtatgtgtgttttggTGTTTGTGTTTGTCCTATTTTGCCAGTATTTATTCCTATTTTGCCAGTATTTATACAAAGTCTACCTATAGAGCCGAAGCCACGGAAGGAAGCATGACAGTACACCTATCGTACATAATTTCCCCATTCCCCTTTCCTTATGGGCCACCCGCAGGACTAACATCAGCAAACATTTGTGCCAATGAGGTTGAGGTTAAGGAGAGGCCGTGACATCTCTTCTATTAGCCATCGACCTAACTTACCCTTGCACGTGATTCTCCGCTTAAAATAGTGAGTAAATAATGAATGCAGTCAgttatgaaaa encodes the following:
- the LOC139975199 gene encoding uncharacterized protein codes for the protein MKFLAVLTFFVAAGFSFGETPPIVFKRVSDYDWIWDDRGTGSYKGITIWRPKAIESGYYILGDAGVPSTNSAKPSTSAILVKEMEAGALAAPVSFTEVWRDRGSGGAYDGRFLKLNPPSGYTCLGFAAIKSWYTLPSLDLYRCVTNQYVTTGAGTYTFLWNDRGSGCYEALTLYSNYPSGSDTYALDAFTFTAVGNYNFPSGSPVLLNGQFVKNHQEVSFGADNFVFNVYETPDKDVIWTDRMTGAYKGISVWRSRGKTGTYSLGDIAYPATTQEPVRGFVVKALKEDALKAPVDFRQIYKDVGTGGQWDGAFYQPICPAGYRALGHVAMRNHWQKPPTDSMRCVKAEYTTPGKWVFIWDDRGSGGYQACTVSEAAALNSDGQSVQAMWTVQSYSGMGATAYVLKSDIVNYMTGKPASSYTIQNVVYHFDDRKIVANEPESISRTTLVNNGDSTQKAGRSVSYEFSQEYSWGNSVGLEIGVETTVSAGIPFVAGGEVTVSASTSMSQEWGSATAETTTDTIEVEIAVKPKSSKIAEIVGNRYTMDLPYTATLITHYTDGTTGTRDDFSGVFRGVEVNDIRVIYHSDVPIV